The genome window AAACAATAACGGCTCTCACGTCCCTTGAATCGACTTGTTCAGACCTTCCCTAAGACTCCGCCGTCCCCCTGATGATCCCGAACAACACGGCCCAGATGGCCTGTCGCGGGGACCGGTATGGAAACAGGCGCCCCCTCGGCGAATTCCTGTAACTGCTCGTCCGGATCTTCGATCTGTCGGGTCTGCCCCTCATTGGGTGCTCCACGGCCCGCCACGGCGACTGTCAGGGCTACCAGGAACACCGCGTGCCACCGCGTGGCTCCGACGGACTCAGACGGCAGGACGATGCTCATGTACACAACCTCGACTCCGGGTGCAGTCTCGGGCCCAGCCTGCGATCTTGTCCATGAGCAGAATTCGCCTCACTGGATGATGAAACGCTCTCCGTCAGGAGAGGTCACGGTGATGACCTGCCAACGTAAGGGTCAATCCAGAGCGCGGGGCCTGATCAATATGGACGACTGGCCAAGGAGCGGAATTGACTGGCTTGTCACAGAGATCCTGGCACGCGGCGAAGATCCTTCAGAGTGGGACAACTGGCCGCTCCCCCTCTAACCCGAAATATCGATTCGCACAGGCGGAATCTCTCCAGATTTTACTGCCTCATTGTGGTCTGGAAAAGGCAAATGTTCAGGAGTTATTGACTGCGGGACGGTTGGGATTGCAAATCGTTGCTCCTCTCCAGCCGTTTTCCGACCACCAGGACCACGGTGGACACCAACACGCCCATGAGCACCGGGTCGAGGGCCCAGACGAAGAAGCTGGCGCCCGCCTTCAGCTCCCGGGGCGTGACGGCCTGCGAGACGATGACCACCGCCGCACTGACCGCCAGGGCAGCCAGCACCGTCCGGGACTTCCTGCGCATGGACGGAAAGAGCAGGACGGCGATCAGGACCGGCGACAGCGAGCCCGCCACCAGCCGGCCCCCGGCAAAGAACAGCTCCAGCAGAAGCGGTATGTAGTAGTAGGTGACGCACGCCAGAACGGCCGTCAGCAAGATGCTCAAACGGGACACCAGGAGCATCCGGGACGCGCCGGCCTTGGGATCGATGAACCTCTGGTAGATGTCCACGGTCACGTTCGACCCCATGGTCCCGATGGTGGAGCTCAAGGTCGACATGTTGGCGCTCAGGATGGCGATGAAAATGATGCTTCCCAGATAGGGCCCGGCCATCTGACCGGAGAGGTTCAGGAAGACCTGATCGGCTTCGACCTCCTTGCCGAAGAAAGCGATCCCGGCAACCCCCAGCAGGGCCGGGATGATGTACCACAGGATGGTCAGGAACCCGCCATAGATGAACCCCCGGCGCGCCACCCCGGCGCTGGATGCGGAAAAGGCCCTCTGCGCCAGGCTCTGGTACCCGCAGGCCAGGAAGAAGCCCATGGAGAACCAGCCCAGGATCTCCAGCGCCTCGAAGTTCCCCGTGAAGGAGAAGAGCGCCGGCTCATCGACTTTCTCCACCATGGCCCCGAGACCCCCCAGATTCACGATGGACAGGACGAGAAGCAGCACCGTCCCCAGCACGATGATGAAGAACTGGATCGTGTCGGTGAGCAGTACTGCCCACATCCCTCCCAGGGCCACGTAGAGGACGGTGATGAAATAGGTCAGGACCAGGGCGGTGAAGAGACTTATGTCGAGCGCCGCCGATGTCACGATGGCCGTGGCCCCGATGGTTCCCGCCGTGGCGCCGAAATCCCGCAGCATCGCCACCCCCAGCGCCACCAGGCGATGGGTCGGACCGAAGAAGCGCTCCAGGATCTGGGGAGTGGTGATGACCCGGAGCTTCCACATCCGGGGAATGAGAAAGATCCCGATCCACAAGGTGCCGATTCCCACGGCGCTGGTGTGCCAATAGGAACTGAGGCCGAAGCTTTTGCCGAAACCGGTGATGGTGATGAGGGTGACGCCGTTGATCCAGGTCGCCGCCACCGAACAGCCGATGAGCCAGGGACCCACGCTCCGGCCGGCGACGGTCATGTCCTCATAGGTCG of Acidobacteriota bacterium contains these proteins:
- a CDS encoding sodium:solute symporter family protein, whose product is MNEILWPLVALYLIVVVGIGVWSAKRRVSTYEDMTVAGRSVGPWLIGCSVAATWINGVTLITITGFGKSFGLSSYWHTSAVGIGTLWIGIFLIPRMWKLRVITTPQILERFFGPTHRLVALGVAMLRDFGATAGTIGATAIVTSAALDISLFTALVLTYFITVLYVALGGMWAVLLTDTIQFFIIVLGTVLLLVLSIVNLGGLGAMVEKVDEPALFSFTGNFEALEILGWFSMGFFLACGYQSLAQRAFSASSAGVARRGFIYGGFLTILWYIIPALLGVAGIAFFGKEVEADQVFLNLSGQMAGPYLGSIIFIAILSANMSTLSSTIGTMGSNVTVDIYQRFIDPKAGASRMLLVSRLSILLTAVLACVTYYYIPLLLELFFAGGRLVAGSLSPVLIAVLLFPSMRRKSRTVLAALAVSAAVVIVSQAVTPRELKAGASFFVWALDPVLMGVLVSTVVLVVGKRLERSNDLQSQPSRSQ